The following proteins are co-located in the Toxotes jaculatrix isolate fToxJac2 chromosome 9, fToxJac2.pri, whole genome shotgun sequence genome:
- the trip12 gene encoding E3 ubiquitin-protein ligase TRIP12 isoform X3: protein MSNRPNSNPGGSLRRSQRNTAAAQPQDHTVAGRLQSEQVKHKANSPPESRRPNSKASKATASTATGQSRGHSSRRSGLTLSVASFVLQDDPEAAGTSEQERPGHQSKSEGTRGLKRSEAPDQISTFGPTPAKKPKSLPPPRDNTSETKKGPAKSKKRALASEPPASSGRGQSKKSGPAGASPIQKRKKTDSLPGLSSTAGSLPNRTEGRTAKPTKLASKSAASAKAGCSNVTDSSSSASTSSSSSTTGTNSAATQGARVKQGKDQTKARRSRSASSPSPRRSTRDKEQAKSASSSKFEWAARFNPKVNLPKPKLSLPGSSKTETSKPGPSGLQAKLASLRKPKKRSESPPAELPSSRRSTRLKTTGSCASTSRRGSGLGKRGAADARRQEKMADSDNNQDGANSSAARTDEASQGASASSSVAGAVGMTTSGESESDDSEMGRLQALLEARGLPPHLFGPLGPRMSQLFHRTIGSGASSKAQQLLQGLQATGDESQQLQAAIEMCQLLVMGNEETLGGFPVKSVVPALITLLQMEHNFDIMNHASRALTYMMEALPRSSAVVVDAIPVFLEKLQVIQFIDVAEQALTALEMLSRRHSKAILQAGGLADCLLYLEFFSINAQRNALAIAANCCQSITPDEFHFVADSLPLLTQRLTHQDKKSVESTCLCFARLVDNFQHEENLLQEVASRDLLTNIQQLLVVTPPVLSSGMFIMVVRMFSLMCSNCPCLAVQLMKQNIAETLRFLLCGASNGSCQEQIELVPRSPQELYELTSLICELMPCLPREGIFAVDVMLKKGSAQTTEGAIWQWRDDRGLWHPYNRIDSRIIEINEDTGTARGIQRKPNPLANPNTGSHQEVRREDARAQLMKEDPELAKCFIKTLFGVLYEVYSSSAGPAVRHKCLRAILRIIYFADAELLKDVLRNHAVSSHIASMLSSQDLKIVVGSLQMAEILMQKLPDVFSVYFRREGVMHQVKNLAESESFLVTSPPKACPSGTASLCTTTISTASTTSANNATPDLGSPSFQHSMDDSLDLSPQGRLSDVLKRKRLPKRGPRRPKYSPPRDDDKVDNQAKSPTSTQSPKSSFLASLNPKTWGKLGAQTNNANSEPSRTAGVSGLARAPPKDSISNNRDKIKAWIKEQATKFVERYFNSENVDGSNPALNVLQRLCTATEQLSLQVDGGMECLLEISSIVSESDVSSFEIQHSGLVKQLLVYLTSSTDRDLLSRDVRLKRFLHVFAGCPVPGMEPVGRLDPTENGPYLALVHKMNSCLSQMEQFPVKVHDFPSGNGNGSRGSQALKFFNTHQLKCQLQRHPDCTNVKQWKGGPVKIDPLALVQAIERYLVVRGYGRIREEDEDSDDDGSDDEIDESLAAQFLNSGSVRHRLQFYIGDHLLPYNMTVYQAVRQYSLQAEEERESTDDEANPLGRAGIWTKTHTIWYKPVREDEDGSKDAVGGKRGRAQTAPTKTSPRNAKKQDELWHDGVCPSVINPLETYLTSEPPETITFDDPSLEVNLLLRVLHSISRYWFYLYDNAVCKEIIPTSEFINSKLTAKANRQLQDPLVIMTGNIPTWLIELGKTCPFFFPFDTRQMLFYVTAFDRDRAMQRLLDTNPEINQSDSQDSRVAPRLDRKKRTINRDELLKQAESVMQDLGSSRAMLEIQYENEVGTGLGPTLEFYALVSQELQRADLGLWRGEEVTLANPKGSQEGTKYMFSSRGLFAVPFGRTTKPAHIAKIKMKFRFLGKLMAKAIMDFRLLDLPLGLPFYKWMLRHEMSISSHDLVNIDPSVAKSIQHLEDIIRQKKRLEQDRSQTRETLQQALESLNMNGCSVEDLGLDFTLPGFPNIELKKGGKDVPVTIYNLEEYLRLVVYWTLNEGVSRQFESFREGFESVFPLHHLQYFYPEELDQLLCGSKSETWDVKTLMECCRPDHGYTHDSRAVRFLFEVLSSFDAEQQRLFLQFVTGSPRLPVGGFRSLNPPLTIVRKTFESTENPDDFLPSVMTCVNYLKLPDYSSIEIMREKLLIAAREGQQSFHLS, encoded by the exons TCCAAAGCCACAGCCAGCACAGCCACTGGCCAGTCCAGAGGGCACAGCTCAAGAAG AAGTGGTCTTACTCTGTCCGTGGCTTCATTTGTGTTGCAAGACGACCCAGAGGCTGCAGGGACATCCGAACAAGAGCGACCAGGCCACCAGTCAAAGAGCGAAGGCACCCGAGGGCTAAAGCGAAGCGAAGCTCCTGACCAAATTAGTACCTTTGGACCGACCCCTGCCAAGAAGCCCAAATCCCTTCCTCCACCCCGTGACAATACCTCAGAGACCAAGAAAGGCCCAGCTAAGTCCAAGAAGAGAGCACTTGCCTCAGAACCACCTGCATCGTCAGGTCGAGGTCAGAGCAAGAAGAGCGGGCCCGCTGGGGCCTCACCAATCCAGAAACGGAAGAAAACAGACTCTCTCCCCGGTCTAAGTAGCACCGCTGGGTCCCTCCCCAATCGTACCGAGGGCAGAACTGCAAAACCCACCAAGCTGGCGTCTAAATCGGCCGCCTCAGCCAAAGCTGGGTGTAGCAACGTGacagactcctcctcctctgcctccacctcttcctcttcctccaccacagGCACCAACAGCGCCGCCACACAGGGTGCCCGAGTCAAACAGGGAAAAGATCAGACCAAGGCACGTCGCTCTCGCTCAGCCTCAAGCCCCTCCCCACGCCGTAGTACCCGTGACAAGGAGCAGGCCAAATCTGCCAGCTCTTCAAAATTTGAGTGGGCAGCACGCTTCAACCCCAAAGTCAACCTGCCAAAACCCAAACTGTCCTTGCCCGGATCCTCCAAAACTGAGACCTCCAAACCTGGGCCATCAGGATTACAAGCTAAATTAGCAA GTTTGAGGAAACCTAAGAAGCGCAGCGAGTCTCCTCCAGCAGAGCTCCCCAGCTCCCGGCGGAGCACACGCCTGAAGACCACGGGCTCCTGTGCCAGCACCAG TCGGCGGGGCTCAGGCCTAGGAAAGCGCGGGGCAGCCGACGCTCGCCGACAGGAGAAAATGGCCGACTCCGACAACAACCAGGATGGGGCCAACTCGTCAGCCGCTCGCACTGATGAGGCATCACAAGGCGCTTCAG cttCAAGCTCAGTTGCTGGAGCAGTTGGCATGACCACCTCTGGAGAGAGTGAGTCTGATGACTCTGAAATGGGAAGGCTTCAAG CCTTACTGGAGGCCAGAGGCCTCCCCCCACATCTTTTCGGGCCCCTGGGACCCCGCATGTCGCAGCTGTTTCACAGGACCATAGGCAGTGGAGCAA GCTCCAAGGCTCAGCAGCTACTGCAGGGTCTGCAGGCCACAGGTGATGAGTCTCAGCAGCTCCAAGCTGCTATTGAGATGTGCCAGCTGCTGGTGATGGGTAATGAGGAGACACTTGGTGGATTCCCTGTGAAGAGTGTGGTGCCCGCTTTG ATTACACTGTTACAAATGGAGCATAACTTTGATATT ATGAATCATGCCTCTCGTGCACTCACATATATGATGGAGGCGCTGCCTCGATCCTCTGCTGTGGTGGTCGATGCTATTCCTGTCTTCCTGGAGAAG CTTCAGGTGATCCAGTTCATTGACGTAGCAGAGCAGGCCCTGACTGCCTTGGAGATGTTGTCAAGGCGACACAGCAAAGCCATTTTGCAGGCT GGTGGGCTCGCTGACTGCCTCCTCTACCTAGAGTTCTTTAGCATCAATGCTCAGAGGAATGCCTTGGCCATTGCAGCCAACTGCTGCCAGAGCATTACTCCAGATGAGTTCCACTTTGTTGCTGATTCTCTGCCACTGTTgactcagagactcacacaCCAG GATAAAAAATCCGTCGAAAGCACTTGTCTCTGTTTCGCCAGACTGGTGGACAACTTCCAACATGAAGAG AACCTGCTGCAAGAGGTGGCATCACGGGACCTGTTGACCAacattcagcagctgctggtaGTGACCCCTCCTGTGCTCAGCTCGGGGATGTTCATCATGGTTGTGCGCATGTTTTCCCTAATGTGCTCTAACTGCCCCTGTCTGGCAGTCCAGCTTATGAAACAGA ACATAGCAGAAACACTGCGCTTCCTCTTGTGTGGTGCATCAAATGGCAGCTGCCAGGAACAGATTGAACTGGTACCCCGGAGCCCCCAGGAGCTCTATGAACTGACCTCCCTCATATG TGAGCTGATGCCTTGCCTGCCTAGAGAGGGCATCTTTGCAGTTGATGTAATGCTCAAGAAGGGTAGTGCCCAGACGACCGAAGGCGCGATCTGGCAATGGAGGGATGACCGAGGACTATGGCATCCTTACAACCGCATTGACAGCCGCATCATTGAG ATAAACGAAGACACAGGAACAGCACGCGGTATCCAGAGGAAACCAAATCCTCTTGCCAACCCCAATACAG GGAGTCACCAAGAGGTTCGTCGAGAAGACGCACGAGCCCAGTTGATGAAGGAGGACCCTGAACTGGCAAAGTGCTTTATCAAAACTCTGTTTGGGGTCTTATATGAGGTGTACAGCTCATCGGCTGGCCCTGCTGTCAGACACAAGTGCCTTAGAGCCATCCTCAGGATCATCTACTTTGCTGATGCAGAGCTGCTGAAGGATGTGCTGAGGAACCATGCTGTGTCCAG TCACATTGCCTCCATGCTGTCTAGCCAGGACCTGAAGATTGTAGTGGGTTCTCTGCAGATGGCTGAGATCCTCATGCAGAAGCTGCCTGATGTCTTCAGTGTCTATTTCAGAAGAGAAG GTGTAATGCACCAGGTAAAGAACCTGGCAGAGTCTGAGAGCTTTCTAGTTACTAGTCCCCCTAAGGCTTGTCCTAGTGGTACTGCCAGTCTGTGCACTACCACCATCAGCACCGCATCCACCACGTCTGCTAATAATGCAACTCCAGACCTGGGCTCGCCCAGCTTCCAGCACAGCATGGATGACTCGCTTGACCTCAGCCCACAGGG GCGGTTAAGTGATGTCCTAAAGAGGAAACGACTACCTAAAAGAGGGCCTAGAAGGCCCAAATACTCTCCCCCAAGAGATGATGATAAAGTAGACAATCAGG CCAAGAGCCCTACCAGTACTCAGTCACCCAAATCGTCATTCTTGGCCAGTCTCAATCCCAAGACCTGGGGCAAGCTGGGTGCCCAGACCAACAATGCCAACTCAGAGCCCTCACGCACAGCGGGGGTGAGTGGCCTGGCAAGGGCACCTCCCAAGGACTCAATTTCAAATAACAG agacAAAATAAAGGCCTGGATCAAAGAACAGGCGACTAAGTTTGTGGAGCGCTACTTCAACTCTGAAAATGTGGATGGCAGCAACCCTGCACTGAATGTACTCCAGAGACTTTGCACAGCCACCGAGCAGCTCAGCCTGCAG GTGGATGGTGGTATGGAGTGCCTGCTAGAGATCTCCAGTATTGTATCAGAATCGGATGTGTCGTCTTTTGAGATCCAGCACAGTGGGCTGGTGAAGCAGCTCTTGGTCTACCTGACCTCCAGCACCGACAGGGACTTGCTGAGTCGTGACGTGCGGCTCAAGAGGTTCCTCCATGTGTTCGCTGGCTGTCCG GTTCCAGGAATGGAGCCTGTAGGTCGTCTAGACCCAACAGAGAATGGGCCTTACCTGGCACTGGTGCACAAGATGAACAGCTGTCTGAGCCAAATGGAGCAGTTCCCTGTCAAAGTGCACGACTTCCCCAGTGGCAACGGCAATGGCAGCAG GGGCTCTCAGGCACTGAAGTTCTTCAACACGCATCAGCTCAAGtgtcagctgcagagacaccCCGATTGCACTAATGTTAAACAGTGGAAAGGCGGCCCTGTGAAGATCGACCCCTTGGCACTGGTGCAAGCCATTGAAAGATATCTTGTTGTCAGAG GGTACGGCCGAATCAGAGAAGAAGACGAAGACAGTGATGACGACGGTTCAGATGATGAAATAGACGAATCACTG GCGGCGCAGTTCCTGAATTCTGGCAGTGTGCGTCACAGACTACAGTTTTACATTGGTGACCACCTGCTACCATACAACATGACAGTATACCAAGCTGTACGACAGTACAGTCTTcaggcagaagaagaaagggagtCGACAGACGATGAGGCAAACCCACTTGGGAGAGCTGGCATCTGGACCAAAACGCACACAATATG GTATAAGCCTGTGAGAGAGGACGAGGACGGCAGCAAAGATGCTGTGGGTGGAAAGAGGGGCCGAGCCCAGACTGCTCCCACCAAAACCTCACCTCGCAACGCCAAGAAGCAGGATGAGCTGTGGCATG atggtgtgtgtcccaGCGTCATTAATCCCTTAGAGACATACCTCACTTCGGAGCCACCAGAGACCATAACCTTTGATGACCCCTCTTTAGAGGTCAACCTGCTGCTGAGGGTCCTGCACTCCATCAGTAGATACTGGTTCTACTTGTATGAT AATGCTGTGTGTAAGGAAATCATCCCTACCAGTGAGTTCATTAACAGTAAGCTGACAGCCAAAGCCAACCGTCAGCTACAAGACCCGCTGGTCATCATGACGGGGAACATCCCTACTTGGCTCATCGAGCTCGGAAAGACTTG tcctTTCTTCTTCCCCTTCGACACCCGGCAGATGTTATTCTATGTAACTGCCTTTGATCGTGACAGAGCCATGCAACGCCTACTGGACACAAACCCTGAGATCAACCAGTCAGATTCTCAGGACAGCAGAGTTGCACCACGTCTTGACAGGAAAAAG AGGACGATAAACCGTGATGAGCTGCTCAAACAGGCAGAGTCTGTGATGCAGGACCTTGGCAGCTCCAGGGCAATGTTGGAGATTCAGTATGAGAACGAG GTCGGCACAGGTCTTGGCCCGACTCTGGAGTTCTACGCTCTTGTGTCTCAAGAGCTCCAGCGGGCCGACCTCGGTCTGTGGAGGGGCGAAGAGGTCACTCTGGCCAATCCTAAAG GAAGCCAAGAAGGAACAAAGTACATGTTCAGCTCCAGAGGACTGTTTGCCGTTCCCTTTGGCAGAACAACCAAACCAGCACACATAGCCAAAATCAAAATGAAGTTCCGTTTCTTAGGAAAGCTAATGGCCAAAGCCATTATGGACTTCAGACTG CTGGACCTGCCCCTGGGGCTGCCATTTTACAAGTGGATGCTGCGGCATGAGATGTCTATAAGCTCCCATGACCTTGTGAACATTGACCCCAGTGTGGCCAAGTCCATCCAGCACCTGGAAGATATTATCCGCCAGAAGAAGAGACTGGAACAGGACCGATCACAG acaAGGGAGACACTGCAGCAGGCACTGGAGAGCCTGAACATGAACGGCTGCTCAGTGGAGGACCTGGGTTTGGACTTCACCCTCCCAGGATTCCCGAACATTGAGCTGAAAAAGGGCGGCAAAGATGTCCCAGTTACAATCTACAACCTGGAGGAGTACCTCAGG TTGGTGGTGTACTGGACTCTAAATGAAGGAGTGTCCAGACAATTTGAGTCATTTAGGGAAGGGTTTGAGTCAGTCTTCCCCTTGCATCACCTGCAGTATTTCTATCCAGAGGAG CTTGACCAGTTGCTGTGTGGCAGTAAATCAGAGACGTGGGATGTCAAGACGCTGATGGAGTGCTGTCGACCGGACCACGGCTACACACATGACAG ccGTGCAGTTCGGTTCCTGTTTGAGGTGTTGAGCAGCTTCGATGCCGAGCAGCAGAGACTCTTCCTGCAGTTCGTCACAGGAAGCCCCAGACTGCCTGTCGGAG GTTTCCGGAGCCTGAATCCCCCTCTGACGATTGTGAGGAAGACGTTCGAGTCAACAGAGAACCCGGATGACTTCCTCCCCTCAGTCATGACCTGCGTCAACTACCTGAAGCTGCCTGACTACTCCAGCATAGAGATCATGCGAGAGAAACTGTTGATTGCGGCTCGCGAGGGCCAGCAGTCTTTCCACCTTTCCTGA